A genome region from Polypterus senegalus isolate Bchr_013 chromosome 7, ASM1683550v1, whole genome shotgun sequence includes the following:
- the cetn3 gene encoding centrin-3, whose amino-acid sequence MSLSLRTDLAVDKTKRKKRREVTEEQKQEIKEAFDLFDSDKDKEIDYHELKVAMRALGFDVKKADVLKILKDYDREGTGKISFEDFSEVVTDWMLDRDPQEEMLKAFKLFDDDDSGKISLRNLRRVARELGENMTDEELRAMIDEFDKDGDGEINQEEFISIMTGDT is encoded by the exons ATGAGTCTTTCATTaag gACAGATCTTGCAGTGGATAagacaaagaggaaaaaaaggagaGAAGTAACGGAGGAACAAAAGCAAGAAATAAAAGAAGCTTTTGATCTCTTTGATAGTGATAAAGATAAAGAAATAGACTATCACGAGTTAAAG GTTGCAATGAGGGCTTTGGGCTTTGATGTAAAGAAAGCAGATGTGTTGAAGATCCTAAAAGACTATGATCGTGAAGGAACTGGCAAAATTTCATTTGAAGATTTCAGTGAAGTGG TAACAGACTGGATGCTGGATAGAGATCCACAAGAGGAAATGTTGAAGGCATTTAAACTTTTTGATGATGATGACTCGGGAAAGATCAGCTTAAGAAATCTACGTCGTGTTGCTAGAGAACTTGGAGAAAATATGACAGATGAAGAGCTCCGGGCTATGATAGATGAATTTGATAAAGATGGAGATGGAGAGA TTAACCAAGAGGAGTTCATTTCCATTATGACTGGAGATACCTAG